A window from Pseudomonadota bacterium encodes these proteins:
- a CDS encoding efflux RND transporter periplasmic adaptor subunit, which yields MAEQKTGKGRLVSWIVILIAVGFLALAFYNYRRSQREKTTAVKTVTPVPVAVVKVEETQMERLLETSGDLRSRVDVYVFPKIAGRVIEKIMVDKGDRVEKGQLLIVLDASLVKARFERSIAAMDAARSRLELLQKDRQRLEFLFAHKAAPRQQLDRISAQYKTAAAALKEAKAAHREIQVMLDDHSIKAEIDGVVADRFFDPGNLSDTKKPILRLADESLMKIELAAPETDFSRLRLGMRAEFKVAAYPQKLFHASLVKMNPVFDPTTRTVKLELQAANDGYLLRSGMYAQVKLYLGRQNVLAIPREALNRLPGSGSYYVFIIENDRASHRNIKVGLRQGELVAVVDGLHPGELVVVKGQNRLQDAMPVHLVNGQTRPKEQQQ from the coding sequence ATGGCTGAGCAAAAAACCGGCAAGGGACGGTTGGTAAGCTGGATAGTGATACTTATTGCCGTGGGCTTTTTAGCCCTGGCTTTTTATAATTACCGCCGCAGTCAAAGAGAAAAGACAACGGCAGTAAAGACGGTGACTCCGGTACCGGTAGCCGTGGTCAAGGTGGAAGAAACCCAGATGGAACGGCTGCTGGAAACCAGCGGCGATCTGCGTTCCCGGGTTGATGTTTATGTTTTTCCCAAAATAGCCGGCAGAGTCATCGAGAAAATCATGGTTGATAAAGGCGACCGGGTTGAAAAGGGGCAGTTGTTGATTGTCCTTGATGCCTCTCTGGTTAAGGCCCGGTTTGAGCGGTCAATCGCCGCCATGGACGCGGCCCGCAGCCGGTTGGAACTGCTGCAAAAAGATCGCCAACGCCTGGAGTTCCTTTTTGCGCATAAAGCGGCGCCCCGCCAGCAGCTTGATCGGATTTCTGCTCAATACAAAACCGCGGCCGCCGCCCTGAAGGAGGCGAAAGCCGCCCATCGTGAAATTCAGGTTATGCTTGATGATCATTCTATTAAAGCAGAAATAGATGGGGTGGTCGCTGATCGTTTTTTTGATCCGGGCAACCTTTCTGATACCAAGAAACCAATTCTGCGTCTTGCCGACGAATCACTGATGAAAATTGAACTGGCGGCACCGGAAACGGATTTCTCCCGGCTGCGCCTGGGGATGCGGGCGGAATTTAAGGTGGCTGCCTACCCGCAAAAGCTTTTTCACGCTTCCCTGGTAAAAATGAATCCGGTGTTTGATCCAACAACCAGGACCGTTAAACTGGAACTGCAGGCGGCAAACGATGGCTATCTGCTGCGTTCCGGCATGTATGCCCAGGTAAAGCTGTACCTGGGGCGTCAGAATGTTCTTGCCATTCCCCGAGAGGCCCTCAATCGCCTGCCGGGCAGCGGCAGCTACTATGTTTTTATCATTGAAAATGACCGCGCCAGTCATCGTAATATCAAGGTCGGGTTGCGGCAGGGAGAATTGGTAGCGGTGGTTGATGGTTTGCATCCGGGAGAATTGGTGGTGGTTAAAGGACAGAATCGCCTGCAGGATGCTATGCCCGTGCATTTGGTCAATGGTCAAACGCGACCAAAGGAGCAACAGCAATGA
- a CDS encoding TolC family protein, which translates to MRIKYVLCLALLISGLTGWLVLPAVAAERTSAVQRTATFNLEQVIDRVLANNPLISAALERNYQAEAGERSARADLFPKLSSSYSYYRLHNQPYGFFGPAGKIMIGDDDDYTWNITAVQPLFTGLALTTRRKIAELEISGRELEKEQLILELIKKTKVAYARILLARRQLEVANKEVKNLVAHVRDAEYLYAQGIIAYNDLLQSQVALSQARQRLVQVESEVDLAGAALNVLMNQDISAAIEIVEPDIKPAVNENLPALCAQAMARRPVLRFLQVAFEQAELAITLARSQYYPKVSLVGRYEQNGKNITASENDYRNSDTAAIGVQADWTFFEWGKTSAEVRQRLHEREALKHRIENMSNTVRLEVKMAFNRLRVAAKNVKTAVGAVEQARENYRIANLQYQQQVATSTLVLDASTFLSQAENSYYGALYGFMISRAELEQAVGERANIEIKGMADSAKEADNG; encoded by the coding sequence ATGAGAATAAAATATGTTTTATGCTTGGCCCTGTTGATATCAGGCTTGACAGGCTGGCTGGTTTTGCCGGCTGTGGCTGCTGAGCGAACATCCGCGGTTCAAAGGACTGCAACTTTCAACCTCGAACAGGTCATTGACCGGGTGTTGGCAAATAATCCGCTGATCAGCGCGGCGCTGGAAAGAAATTATCAGGCCGAAGCCGGTGAGCGCAGTGCCCGGGCCGATCTGTTTCCCAAATTGTCTTCCTCGTATTCCTATTATCGTCTTCACAATCAGCCATACGGTTTTTTCGGGCCGGCTGGGAAAATCATGATCGGCGACGATGATGATTATACCTGGAATATTACCGCGGTGCAGCCGTTGTTTACCGGGCTGGCTTTGACCACCCGGCGTAAAATTGCCGAACTGGAGATCTCCGGCCGGGAATTGGAAAAAGAACAGTTGATCCTTGAGCTGATCAAAAAGACAAAAGTGGCGTACGCCCGCATCCTGCTTGCCCGGCGGCAGCTGGAAGTGGCCAACAAGGAGGTAAAAAACCTTGTTGCCCATGTTAGAGATGCCGAATATCTGTATGCTCAGGGCATTATTGCCTACAACGACCTGCTGCAATCTCAGGTAGCGCTTTCCCAGGCGAGGCAGCGGCTGGTGCAGGTTGAAAGTGAGGTGGATCTGGCCGGTGCTGCCCTCAATGTATTGATGAATCAGGATATCTCGGCGGCAATTGAGATTGTTGAGCCGGATATTAAGCCGGCGGTTAATGAAAATCTGCCGGCACTCTGCGCTCAGGCTATGGCTCGGCGGCCGGTATTACGTTTTTTGCAGGTGGCGTTCGAACAGGCCGAGCTGGCAATTACCCTGGCCCGCAGCCAGTACTACCCGAAAGTTTCCCTGGTGGGCCGCTATGAACAGAACGGCAAAAATATAACGGCCAGCGAAAATGATTATCGCAACAGTGATACGGCGGCCATCGGGGTGCAGGCGGACTGGACCTTTTTTGAGTGGGGAAAAACCTCGGCGGAAGTCAGACAGCGTCTTCATGAGCGTGAAGCCCTGAAGCATAGAATCGAAAATATGAGCAACACCGTCCGTCTGGAAGTAAAAATGGCCTTCAATCGCCTGCGGGTGGCGGCTAAAAATGTCAAAACCGCTGTCGGAGCGGTGGAACAGGCCCGGGAGAATTATCGGATTGCAAACCTGCAATACCAGCAGCAGGTGGCTACTTCGACTCTGGTGCTGGATGCCTCCACTTTCCTGAGCCAGGCGGAAAACAGCTATTACGGTGCCCTGTATGGCTTTATGATTTCCCGGGCTGAATTGGAGCAGGCGGTAGGTGAAAGGGCCAATATCGAGATAAAAGGAATGGCCGATTCGGCGAAGGAGGCTGACAATGGCTGA
- a CDS encoding TetR/AcrR family transcriptional regulator has product MKEKRTARRQEYKDRQRQEIMAAALELFSARGYHQVSMQDIAHGAEFAVGTLYKFFNNKEELYRAIILDLSEKFSAALAHALTQGEDEYERLVNYLKIGGEIFMANTQAVSLYFVETRGARFNLRVGLDEEVMSQYDQILEWLSKVFASGIENGIFRSLDPDYLARSLDSLACTFLFAWLDDSQKYPYEKSLKMIDEMFFHNILVADYVKS; this is encoded by the coding sequence ATGAAAGAAAAAAGGACAGCCAGACGGCAGGAATACAAAGACCGCCAGCGACAGGAAATTATGGCTGCGGCGCTGGAACTTTTTTCCGCCCGGGGTTATCACCAGGTATCCATGCAGGATATTGCCCATGGAGCTGAATTTGCTGTTGGCACTCTCTATAAATTTTTTAATAATAAGGAGGAATTATACCGGGCGATTATTCTTGATCTCAGTGAAAAGTTCAGTGCCGCCCTGGCCCATGCTTTAACCCAGGGTGAGGATGAATATGAACGGCTTGTTAACTATTTAAAAATTGGCGGTGAGATATTTATGGCCAACACTCAAGCCGTCAGTCTTTATTTTGTTGAAACCCGGGGAGCAAGGTTCAATCTGCGTGTCGGATTGGATGAAGAAGTGATGTCTCAATATGACCAGATACTGGAATGGTTAAGCAAAGTGTTTGCCAGCGGCATTGAAAACGGTATTTTTCGCTCCCTGGATCCTGATTATCTGGCCCGTTCCCTTGACAGCCTGGCTTGTACCTTTCTTTTTGCCTGGCTTGATGATTCCCAAAAATATCCCTATGAGAAAAGTCTCAAGATGATAGATGAAATGTTTTTTCATAATATCCTGGTTGCCGATTACGTTAAATCGTGA
- a CDS encoding GntR family transcriptional regulator → MEMNQSSAGNSLADIAYGHLYRHIISLDYPPGTGLEEKKLMEELKLGRTPIREALLRLAAERLLTAIPGKGFVVRQLTLQATRAVFTALKVLELGIAEIAVQQRTDRHLETLKAANQRVKKAVEQRVVLALVESNHDFHMAYAACTDNEYLTRSLHEIRAEGNRLAYLSYRNRIDPLTTLAQHYENVISQHDEIIKALENRNAVQLQEVIYEHIQIFRKRIIDYMTAE, encoded by the coding sequence ATGGAAATGAATCAGTCATCCGCTGGAAATTCCCTGGCCGATATAGCCTATGGACATCTTTATCGACATATTATCAGTCTTGACTACCCACCTGGAACGGGTCTGGAAGAAAAGAAACTGATGGAGGAGTTAAAACTGGGCCGAACGCCAATTCGAGAAGCCCTGTTGCGCCTGGCGGCCGAACGTCTGCTGACGGCCATCCCCGGCAAAGGTTTTGTGGTCAGGCAGCTGACCCTCCAGGCAACCAGGGCAGTTTTTACCGCCCTAAAGGTCCTTGAGCTGGGGATTGCCGAGATTGCAGTCCAACAGCGCACAGATCGACATCTGGAAACATTGAAAGCGGCTAATCAACGGGTCAAAAAAGCTGTGGAGCAGCGGGTTGTCCTGGCCCTCGTTGAATCAAATCACGACTTTCATATGGCCTATGCCGCCTGTACTGACAATGAATACTTGACCAGGAGCCTGCATGAAATACGGGCTGAAGGCAATCGGCTGGCCTATTTGTCCTACCGTAACCGAATCGATCCGTTGACTACGCTGGCGCAACATTATGAAAATGTCATCAGCCAACATGACGAAATTATCAAAGCGTTGGAGAACAGGAACGCGGTACAGCTGCAAGAGGTGATATATGAACATATCCAGATTTTCCGTAAACGCATCATTGACTACATGACCGCTGAGTAG
- a CDS encoding TRAP transporter substrate-binding protein has product MKRMLVWGIALLLLVIAPLHEAAAKTVWHMHLNYPAGNFHSQGAQRFADRVKAATGGELEIVLHPGASLGFKGPELLRSVADGQLAIAEIPTGMVEGDAPILALTAQPFISTNNFEQRLLYQLAKPIYKKTLKKFHQMTLYTSVWPFSGIYTQRPIHSVADLKGLKMRVYDGTGLAFGKLTEIAARKMPFSEVYPAMKAGLLDSMYTSSVSGVDAKSWEVLKYFTRINILGPVNMVNVNLEAWNKLPAKTREQVQEVADQMEDEMWNLAGDMDRTSLATLKKNGMQILEVDKKFRTELNAVGQQLRSAWFKKAGADAEAVLQQYNQITGR; this is encoded by the coding sequence ATGAAAAGAATGTTAGTATGGGGGATAGCACTTTTACTGCTGGTCATCGCACCTTTGCATGAAGCGGCAGCCAAAACCGTATGGCACATGCATCTTAATTATCCGGCAGGAAATTTCCATTCCCAGGGAGCCCAGCGTTTTGCCGACCGGGTCAAGGCGGCCACCGGCGGCGAGCTGGAAATCGTTCTTCATCCTGGCGCTTCCCTCGGCTTCAAAGGCCCGGAACTGTTGCGGTCAGTAGCCGATGGCCAGCTGGCCATCGCCGAAATACCAACCGGCATGGTGGAGGGTGACGCCCCCATCCTGGCGCTTACCGCCCAGCCTTTCATTTCCACCAATAATTTCGAACAGCGGCTGCTTTACCAACTGGCCAAACCAATTTATAAGAAAACCTTGAAAAAGTTTCACCAGATGACTTTATACACCTCGGTCTGGCCTTTTTCCGGCATTTACACCCAGCGGCCGATACATTCGGTGGCCGATCTCAAAGGGTTGAAGATGCGGGTGTATGACGGCACCGGCCTGGCGTTTGGAAAACTGACCGAGATTGCCGCCCGCAAAATGCCGTTCAGCGAAGTATACCCGGCGATGAAAGCCGGTCTTCTGGACTCCATGTATACCTCATCGGTTTCCGGGGTTGACGCTAAATCCTGGGAAGTCTTGAAATATTTTACCCGTATCAACATTCTCGGGCCGGTCAACATGGTGAATGTCAACCTGGAGGCCTGGAATAAGCTGCCGGCGAAAACCCGGGAACAGGTCCAGGAAGTTGCCGACCAGATGGAAGATGAAATGTGGAACCTGGCCGGTGATATGGACAGGACCAGTTTGGCAACCTTGAAGAAAAACGGTATGCAGATCCTGGAAGTGGATAAAAAGTTCCGGACCGAACTTAACGCCGTCGGCCAACAGCTGCGCAGCGCCTGGTTTAAAAAAGCCGGAGCCGACGCGGAGGCTGTTCTGCAGCAATACAATCAAATAACCGGCCGTTGA
- a CDS encoding TRAP transporter small permease has translation MPRILHIIDTLNDWLARGSAVILGLMTILILVEIGLWNTLEVTTLVADEYSAYGLAAIIFLGAGYTLKEKGHIRITLVLNLLPNRFAALITALATSVTTFFIGYLVWQLYRMTVSTHHYGSTSGTLTATPLWIPQTIVVIGAVIFTLQIAAESLRAWQQFITPQADKSNP, from the coding sequence ATGCCTCGCATTCTGCATATAATCGATACGCTTAATGACTGGCTGGCCAGGGGATCGGCAGTCATTTTAGGTTTGATGACCATCCTCATCCTGGTGGAAATCGGCCTCTGGAATACCCTGGAAGTAACCACCCTGGTAGCCGATGAATATTCGGCTTACGGACTGGCGGCAATCATATTCTTAGGCGCCGGATATACCTTGAAGGAAAAAGGACATATTCGCATCACCCTGGTTTTAAATTTACTTCCCAACCGATTTGCGGCCCTGATCACCGCCCTGGCAACCAGCGTCACGACATTCTTTATCGGTTATCTGGTCTGGCAACTTTATCGGATGACCGTTTCAACCCATCATTATGGCTCCACCTCGGGAACCCTGACGGCAACGCCACTCTGGATTCCCCAGACGATTGTGGTCATCGGGGCTGTGATCTTTACCCTGCAGATAGCAGCTGAAAGCCTGAGGGCCTGGCAGCAATTTATCACTCCTCAAGCAGACAAAAGCAATCCTTAG
- a CDS encoding TRAP transporter large permease subunit — protein MDAHTITMCLVVFGILVLTLSSGIHIGFSLFIVGYCSMALFSPLPPGGNLSSSIWATVNKWELVALPLFILMGEILFHSGISESLFKGLVPWLYRLPGGLLLMNIVACTFFAAVSGSSAATTATVGRITLAEFDKLGYDQRLAIGSLAGAGTLGFLIPPSLIMIVYAILAEVSIGKMFIAGILPGFLLAGNYISYIIYRGIRNPAIAPAMQESYSWAERFKAIKDLLPVIILILMVLGSIYAGVATPTEAAALGVLGATLFALINRRLNLGGLLICLQAAVKTTCMICLIVMGASYLSRVMGFLGIPSAITRAIVSLNLSPYLLMLMLGMVYIVLGCILDGFSIVVMTLPIALPMVTAAGFDPLWFGIYLILMVELSQITPPVGFNLFVIQGLTGKSIGDIAIYALPFFILMLLTTAIITIFPQIALYLPQLMSGG, from the coding sequence TTGGATGCCCATACCATAACCATGTGCCTGGTGGTTTTCGGAATTCTGGTGTTAACCTTAAGCTCCGGTATTCATATCGGCTTCAGTCTTTTCATTGTTGGCTATTGCAGTATGGCGCTTTTCTCCCCTTTGCCGCCCGGTGGCAACCTGTCATCTTCCATCTGGGCGACCGTTAACAAATGGGAGCTTGTGGCCCTGCCGCTCTTCATTCTGATGGGAGAAATCCTTTTTCATTCAGGAATCTCTGAAAGTCTTTTCAAGGGCCTGGTTCCCTGGCTCTACCGCCTGCCCGGCGGCCTGCTGCTGATGAATATCGTCGCCTGCACCTTTTTTGCCGCCGTTTCAGGCTCCAGCGCCGCCACCACTGCCACCGTCGGCCGCATCACCCTGGCCGAGTTTGACAAACTGGGCTATGATCAGCGGCTGGCAATCGGCTCCCTGGCCGGGGCCGGCACCCTGGGATTTCTCATTCCCCCAAGCCTGATCATGATTGTTTATGCCATCCTGGCTGAGGTTTCCATCGGCAAAATGTTTATCGCCGGCATCCTGCCGGGTTTTCTCCTTGCCGGCAACTATATCTCCTATATAATTTATCGTGGCATCCGGAACCCCGCCATCGCCCCGGCAATGCAGGAATCATACAGCTGGGCGGAACGATTCAAAGCCATCAAAGACCTGTTACCGGTCATCATCCTCATTCTCATGGTTCTGGGCAGCATTTATGCCGGCGTCGCCACCCCGACCGAAGCCGCGGCTCTGGGGGTCCTGGGCGCAACTCTTTTTGCCCTTATCAATCGGCGGCTTAATCTCGGCGGTTTGCTTATTTGTCTGCAAGCCGCCGTCAAAACCACCTGCATGATCTGCCTGATCGTCATGGGGGCCAGTTATCTCTCCCGGGTCATGGGTTTTTTAGGCATCCCATCAGCCATCACCAGGGCCATAGTCAGCCTCAACCTTTCCCCCTATCTCCTCATGCTGATGTTGGGAATGGTTTATATTGTCCTGGGCTGCATCCTGGACGGCTTTTCCATTGTCGTCATGACCCTGCCCATCGCCCTGCCCATGGTCACCGCCGCCGGTTTCGACCCCTTGTGGTTCGGCATCTACCTGATCCTGATGGTTGAGTTGAGCCAGATTACCCCGCCGGTTGGCTTCAACCTTTTTGTCATCCAGGGCCTTACCGGGAAATCCATTGGTGACATTGCCATCTATGCGTTGCCCTTTTTCATTCTCATGCTGTTAACCACGGCCATCATTACAATTTTCCCCCAGATAGCCCTCTACCTGCCCCAGCTGATGAGTGGCGGATGA
- a CDS encoding hydantoinase B/oxoprolinase family protein: protein MNKVDKFRFAIDRGGTFTDIYAEVPGKPGVMVLKLLSEDPRNYPDAPREGIRRIISQVTGRNLSVEELPTENIEWIRMGTTVATNALLERQGARCALLVTRGFRDILKIGNQDRPHLFDLEIKKPELLYEEVIEVDERLRLLDAEEEPPDTTVVQGITGERLAMLQEPDLKSLKKQLATLKEKGINSLAVVFMHSYAWPEHELMVGRLAREMGFGQISLSSRIMPMVKIVPRGDTAMVDAYLTPHIRSYLESFRHKFKENLKSCNLQFMRSDGGLTPADDFTGSRAILSGPAGGVVGYAMTTNAYSHGQPVIGFDMGGTSTDVSRYGGGYELVHESETAGVRIQAPQLHIKTVAAGGGSRLFYLNGMFKVGPESAGAHPGPICYRKNGYLAITDANLVLGRLQPDNFPHIFGPDENQPLDLEAARQAFADLTNEINDDLARQRRQPMTIEEVACGFIQVANEVMVRPIREISVLRGYDIKEHILATFGGAGPQHAVAIARALGIKKIFIHRYAGILSAYGMGLADVVIERQRPAAVIYEPGTRQELEAGLEELSLQAITELQTQGFNRENISTISYLNLRYQGTDTALMMATPDDGDYDQALAATYRREFGFNLEQRDIIVDDLRVRAVGKGSRIKQLPLPPADGKKPRPIQQTRCYFTGGWQETPVYQLEKLGPGQSIKGPALIIHDTATILVEPQSSIKITTFGDLEITLEQQLEIREVATTADPIQLSIFSNLFMSIAEQMGRTLQKTAISTNIKERLDFSCALFGPGGELVANAPHLPVHLGAMSEAVKAQIRLQNNHFKAGEVLVSNHPAAGGSHLPDITVITPVLDKGEPIFFVASRGHHADIGGISPGSMPPFSRRLEEEGACIMSFKLVNNGIFQQGGITALLREPGNLPQDEGKAAISGTRTLADNISDLKAQVAANQKGIELIREMIDRYSLEVVQAYMQHVQHSAEVAVRRSLKQLADKYADDNDQAVVIRAEDYMDDGSRITLCLTINHRDGSAVFDFSGTEIQVWGNTNAPLAVTKSAILYSLRCLIKEDLPLNYGCLIPITVIVEPGSLLDPDPEAAVVGGNVLTSQRVVDVILKAFGVAAASQGCMNNLTFGNRDFGYYETIGGGAGAGPHWHGQSGIHTHMTNTRITDPEILERRYPVLLRRFSLRQNSGGEGHFRGGDGLVREIEFLTPLNIAILSERRVFSPYGLRGGANGARGCNTFIRADGRKINLGGKNEIKANPGDCFRIETPGGGGYGK, encoded by the coding sequence ATGAATAAAGTAGATAAGTTTCGTTTTGCCATCGATCGCGGTGGAACTTTTACTGATATCTATGCCGAAGTCCCGGGTAAACCGGGAGTCATGGTCTTAAAACTTCTTTCTGAAGACCCTCGCAATTATCCCGATGCCCCCCGTGAGGGCATCCGGCGGATCATCTCCCAGGTAACGGGACGAAATTTATCGGTAGAAGAACTGCCGACAGAAAATATTGAATGGATTCGCATGGGCACCACCGTGGCCACCAACGCCCTGCTGGAACGACAGGGCGCCCGCTGTGCCCTGCTGGTTACCAGGGGCTTTCGTGATATCCTCAAGATCGGCAACCAGGATCGACCTCATCTTTTCGACCTGGAAATCAAAAAACCGGAACTGCTGTATGAAGAGGTTATTGAAGTCGATGAACGGCTGCGTCTTTTAGACGCCGAGGAAGAACCGCCCGACACAACGGTGGTTCAGGGAATTACCGGGGAACGGCTGGCCATGTTACAGGAGCCTGACCTGAAATCACTGAAAAAACAACTTGCCACCCTGAAAGAAAAGGGCATCAACAGCCTGGCGGTGGTATTCATGCACTCCTACGCCTGGCCGGAACATGAACTGATGGTTGGTCGGCTGGCCCGGGAAATGGGCTTTGGCCAGATATCCCTTTCCTCCCGGATAATGCCGATGGTCAAAATTGTCCCCCGGGGCGATACCGCCATGGTGGATGCCTATCTGACCCCGCATATCCGCAGCTATCTGGAAAGTTTCCGCCACAAATTCAAAGAAAATCTGAAAAGTTGCAACCTGCAGTTCATGCGCTCGGACGGCGGTCTCACTCCGGCAGATGATTTTACCGGCAGCCGGGCCATTCTCTCCGGACCGGCCGGTGGCGTGGTTGGTTATGCCATGACCACTAATGCCTACAGTCATGGTCAGCCGGTTATCGGTTTTGACATGGGTGGAACATCCACCGATGTCTCCCGCTACGGCGGCGGGTACGAGCTGGTCCACGAATCAGAAACGGCGGGCGTCCGCATCCAGGCGCCGCAGCTGCACATAAAAACCGTGGCCGCCGGCGGCGGCTCGCGCCTTTTCTACCTCAACGGCATGTTCAAAGTCGGCCCCGAATCAGCCGGCGCCCATCCGGGACCGATATGCTACCGGAAAAACGGCTACCTGGCAATCACCGATGCCAACCTGGTGCTGGGACGGCTGCAGCCTGACAACTTTCCCCATATTTTCGGTCCTGATGAAAATCAACCCCTTGATCTGGAAGCTGCCAGGCAGGCTTTCGCCGATTTAACCAATGAAATAAATGATGATCTTGCCCGGCAGAGACGACAACCCATGACTATCGAAGAAGTTGCCTGCGGTTTCATCCAGGTGGCCAACGAAGTTATGGTCCGACCGATTCGTGAAATTTCGGTCTTACGTGGCTATGACATCAAAGAACATATCCTGGCCACCTTCGGTGGTGCCGGTCCCCAGCACGCGGTAGCCATCGCCAGGGCCCTGGGAATCAAAAAGATTTTCATCCACCGCTATGCCGGCATATTGTCAGCCTATGGCATGGGACTGGCAGATGTGGTCATTGAGCGTCAACGCCCGGCGGCAGTAATCTACGAACCAGGAACCCGGCAGGAGCTGGAAGCCGGCCTTGAAGAACTGTCATTACAGGCCATAACAGAACTGCAAACACAAGGTTTCAACCGGGAAAACATCTCGACAATATCCTATCTCAACCTGCGTTACCAGGGAACCGATACGGCCCTGATGATGGCAACCCCCGATGACGGTGACTATGATCAGGCCCTGGCCGCCACCTACCGGCGGGAATTCGGTTTTAATCTCGAACAGCGGGACATCATCGTTGATGATCTACGGGTCAGGGCAGTGGGCAAAGGATCAAGAATCAAACAATTACCCCTGCCACCGGCAGACGGGAAAAAACCCCGGCCAATACAGCAGACAAGATGCTATTTCACCGGTGGCTGGCAGGAAACCCCGGTATACCAGCTGGAGAAACTGGGACCAGGCCAGTCAATCAAGGGACCGGCTCTGATCATACACGATACCGCCACCATTCTGGTGGAACCGCAATCAAGCATAAAAATCACCACATTCGGCGATCTGGAAATCACCCTTGAGCAGCAGCTGGAAATCAGAGAGGTGGCAACCACAGCCGATCCCATTCAGTTATCTATTTTCAGCAATCTTTTCATGTCCATCGCCGAGCAGATGGGCCGCACCCTGCAGAAAACCGCCATTTCCACCAACATCAAGGAACGACTGGATTTTTCCTGTGCCCTTTTCGGACCCGGCGGTGAACTGGTAGCCAACGCTCCACACCTGCCGGTCCATCTGGGAGCCATGAGCGAAGCAGTAAAGGCCCAGATCCGCCTGCAGAACAACCATTTCAAAGCAGGAGAAGTCCTGGTTTCCAATCATCCGGCCGCCGGTGGCAGCCACCTGCCGGACATTACCGTCATCACCCCGGTCCTCGATAAAGGAGAACCCATTTTCTTCGTCGCCAGCCGCGGTCACCATGCCGACATCGGCGGTATCTCGCCCGGTTCCATGCCGCCCTTCTCCCGGCGTCTGGAGGAAGAAGGCGCCTGCATCATGTCATTTAAACTGGTAAACAACGGCATCTTTCAGCAGGGAGGGATAACGGCATTGCTCCGGGAACCGGGTAATCTACCTCAAGATGAAGGCAAAGCAGCCATCAGCGGCACCCGAACGCTGGCTGACAATATTTCGGATTTGAAGGCCCAGGTGGCCGCCAATCAAAAAGGTATTGAGCTGATCAGGGAAATGATTGACCGCTATTCCCTTGAGGTGGTCCAGGCTTATATGCAGCATGTTCAGCACAGTGCCGAGGTGGCAGTGCGCCGGAGCCTGAAACAACTGGCTGACAAGTATGCCGATGATAATGACCAGGCAGTTGTTATTCGAGCGGAAGATTATATGGATGATGGTTCCAGGATAACTCTGTGTTTAACCATCAATCACCGGGACGGCAGTGCCGTTTTTGATTTCAGCGGTACGGAAATCCAGGTCTGGGGAAACACCAACGCCCCCCTGGCGGTCACTAAATCAGCGATTCTTTACTCCCTGCGCTGCCTGATCAAGGAAGATCTGCCGTTAAATTATGGCTGTTTGATTCCCATAACGGTGATTGTTGAACCAGGATCGCTGCTGGATCCGGACCCGGAAGCCGCCGTAGTGGGCGGAAATGTATTAACCTCACAACGGGTGGTGGATGTTATTCTCAAAGCCTTCGGGGTGGCGGCTGCCTCCCAGGGCTGCATGAACAACCTGACTTTCGGCAACCGTGATTTCGGGTATTATGAAACCATCGGCGGTGGTGCCGGTGCCGGGCCTCACTGGCATGGCCAATCCGGAATCCACACCCACATGACCAATACCAGAATTACCGATCCGGAAATTCTTGAGCGCCGCTATCCGGTTTTGCTA